In Mastigocladopsis repens PCC 10914, a single window of DNA contains:
- a CDS encoding MarR family winged helix-turn-helix transcriptional regulator has product MNQSIKYHKILNLYRAQAIVEVALDAALSALGLSTAQWGTLRILREHPGASGADIARIAYVTPQAVATMLQRLEQAGLITRRPPSRGRAVETHLTPRGEALLSEGDRIADEIEARLFSSFSVEEQEIFNEYLLRCISTLDSKIINNSHLS; this is encoded by the coding sequence GTGAACCAGTCCATTAAATACCACAAAATTCTCAACCTTTATCGAGCACAAGCAATAGTTGAAGTTGCCCTTGATGCTGCCCTCTCTGCACTTGGACTTAGCACCGCACAATGGGGTACACTGCGGATTTTGCGTGAACACCCCGGTGCCTCAGGTGCGGACATCGCTCGCATCGCCTACGTGACCCCACAAGCGGTGGCTACAATGCTGCAACGTTTGGAGCAAGCAGGACTTATTACCCGTCGTCCCCCTTCACGGGGTCGAGCAGTGGAAACTCATCTTACCCCGCGTGGCGAAGCTCTCCTAAGCGAAGGCGATCGCATCGCCGATGAGATTGAAGCACGGCTGTTCTCGAGCTTCAGTGTAGAGGAGCAAGAAATCTTTAACGAGTACCTGCTGCGCTGCATTAGTACTTTAGACTCCAAAATCATTAACAATTCGCACTTAAGTTAG
- a CDS encoding NACHT domain-containing protein yields MPLDATAIIKVVIPAVSPALKPLFSNINSKINSALNPTDLEKALKAGIIAAKEWEEKQPHAQRLFYHCDDKTQIDVFSRFFTDTTVLQELQKPLQDNKTTPDLDLLIQIFKERISAENQKLKFPENSIENWLEKFVDTYFKKTSAYLKIKIDKEDYLKQIANYFDDVKFAGIAVEGQEVDKSAQLPQIFVMPDVVEDIRERNYEDKKDLALLEAIESTGISDHQVELIREQRQIGRLEKSTGKKFSAQNLLTESTSQKFVLLGAPGSGKTTLMSYFAVMLAQKQPEILGLAADTDLLPIIIKIRDLAKRAEHLSILDYIRQFASGNLQVKELPTGFFEYWLDDGRALILLDGLDEVANEAKRYEIVNQIEVFLSQYPQNRTIITSRPAGYRSVFFRTEEFPRYMLESFDDDKIEIFIKKWYESRFEDPQESQSRQESLRQALAEQKRIKELARNPLLLTIIALIHRYEAYLPRQRHKLYDRAVKTLLTNWDAGKELNYKFPCEYLHRDDIERLMQQLAYWIHTQGGTGDKEGGTLIDKEELIKQLKEFITEEKPIKPHQAKAEAERFIAHIQERAGLLNEQGQDCYAFVHKTFQEYLAAQEIKDRQEGDGDEVVLEHIEKYLHNPHWREVLLLLITQQHRKKSAKFLKHILEQETPYEQWLHRNFFFAASCLAEDLEVQDKNLVKQILQQLINLEISKNKQVGEKIRKQVFKTLCSLNKTQFEAQALQLLKDSAQHISEVQLQEYRVALGEKEEVTKMLLGRLTDDDSLVRRYAASALGKLGNASAEVVNALLGRLRDEDSEVRGFAAFALGNLGNASAEVVNALVGRLRDEDSVVRGDAALALGKLGNASAEVVNALLGRLTDEDFLVRRDAASALGKLGNASAEVVNALLGRLTDENSLVRRYAASALGKLGNTSAEVVNALLGRLTDENSLVRRYAASALGKLGNTSAEVVNALLGRLTDEDSWVHWYAASALGNLGKNSSDVAPAVSEWISQHQDSEYVGSGIDALWELVATDG; encoded by the coding sequence ATGCCTTTGGACGCAACTGCCATCATCAAGGTAGTCATTCCGGCTGTATCTCCTGCACTAAAACCACTGTTTTCTAACATTAACTCTAAAATTAACAGTGCGTTAAATCCTACGGATTTAGAAAAAGCTTTAAAAGCAGGTATTATCGCAGCTAAGGAATGGGAGGAAAAGCAACCCCATGCACAACGGTTGTTTTATCATTGCGATGATAAGACTCAAATAGACGTTTTCTCAAGATTTTTTACAGATACGACTGTTCTGCAAGAATTACAAAAGCCACTACAGGATAATAAAACCACTCCTGACTTAGATTTATTAATTCAGATTTTTAAAGAACGAATATCAGCCGAAAATCAAAAACTGAAATTTCCTGAAAACAGTATTGAAAATTGGCTGGAAAAATTTGTTGATACTTATTTTAAAAAGACTAGCGCGTATTTAAAAATTAAAATTGATAAAGAAGATTACCTCAAACAAATAGCAAACTACTTTGATGATGTCAAATTTGCAGGCATTGCTGTTGAAGGACAAGAGGTAGATAAATCTGCTCAGTTGCCACAAATTTTTGTGATGCCTGATGTGGTAGAAGACATCAGAGAGCGAAATTATGAAGATAAAAAAGATTTGGCTTTGTTAGAGGCTATAGAATCTACAGGTATCAGCGATCACCAAGTAGAATTAATTCGAGAGCAAAGGCAAATAGGACGACTTGAAAAAAGCACTGGTAAAAAGTTTTCAGCACAAAATTTATTGACTGAAAGCACATCTCAAAAATTTGTGCTTCTTGGTGCTCCAGGTTCTGGTAAGACGACTTTGATGAGTTACTTTGCTGTGATGCTTGCCCAGAAACAACCAGAAATTCTTGGTCTAGCAGCAGACACAGATTTACTGCCAATTATTATTAAAATTCGGGATTTAGCCAAACGTGCAGAGCATCTGAGTATTTTAGATTATATTAGACAATTCGCCAGCGGCAATTTACAAGTTAAAGAACTACCAACAGGCTTTTTTGAATATTGGCTGGATGATGGACGAGCGTTAATTTTACTTGATGGTTTAGATGAGGTTGCAAACGAGGCAAAGCGGTATGAAATAGTTAATCAAATTGAAGTTTTCTTGAGTCAATATCCGCAAAACAGAACAATCATTACATCTCGTCCAGCAGGGTATAGAAGTGTGTTTTTCCGCACAGAAGAGTTTCCCCGTTATATGCTGGAGTCGTTTGACGATGACAAAATTGAAATATTTATCAAAAAGTGGTACGAAAGCCGCTTTGAAGATCCACAAGAATCACAAAGTAGGCAAGAAAGTTTACGTCAGGCTTTAGCAGAACAAAAGCGCATCAAAGAATTAGCTCGCAACCCGCTGCTACTCACTATTATTGCCTTGATTCATCGCTATGAAGCGTATTTGCCCAGACAGCGACACAAACTTTATGACCGTGCGGTGAAAACTTTATTAACGAACTGGGATGCAGGTAAGGAACTCAATTATAAATTTCCTTGTGAATATCTCCATCGCGATGATATTGAACGCTTGATGCAACAGCTAGCTTACTGGATTCATACTCAAGGCGGCACAGGTGATAAAGAGGGTGGTACGCTGATTGATAAAGAGGAACTCATTAAGCAATTAAAGGAATTTATTACTGAAGAAAAACCTATTAAGCCACATCAGGCGAAAGCAGAAGCAGAACGTTTTATAGCACATATTCAGGAACGTGCTGGTTTATTAAATGAACAAGGGCAAGACTGTTACGCCTTTGTTCATAAAACTTTTCAGGAATATTTGGCAGCACAGGAAATTAAGGATAGACAGGAAGGTGATGGTGATGAAGTGGTGTTGGAGCATATAGAAAAATATCTCCATAACCCCCACTGGCGCGAAGTGTTACTGTTACTCATCACTCAACAACACCGGAAAAAAAGTGCAAAATTCCTCAAGCATATTCTTGAGCAAGAGACACCATACGAACAATGGCTGCACCGTAACTTTTTCTTTGCCGCTAGCTGTTTAGCAGAAGATTTAGAAGTGCAAGATAAAAACCTAGTAAAACAAATTTTGCAGCAATTAATTAATTTGGAAATTAGCAAGAATAAGCAAGTGGGCGAAAAAATCCGCAAGCAGGTTTTTAAAACCCTTTGCAGTTTGAATAAAACTCAGTTTGAAGCGCAAGCACTACAACTGTTAAAAGATTCAGCGCAACATATTAGTGAAGTGCAGTTGCAAGAATATCGTGTAGCATTGGGGGAAAAAGAAGAAGTTACAAAAATGCTGCTTGGACGACTCACGGATGATGATTCTTTGGTGCGTCGGTATGCAGCATCTGCCTTGGGCAAGTTGGGGAATGCATCAGCAGAGGTGGTGAATGCACTGCTTGGACGACTGAGGGATGAGGATTCTGAGGTGCGTGGGTTTGCAGCATTTGCCTTGGGCAACTTGGGGAATGCATCAGCAGAGGTGGTGAATGCACTAGTTGGGCGACTGAGGGATGAGGATTCTGTGGTGCGTGGGGATGCAGCATTAGCCTTGGGCAAGTTGGGGAATGCATCAGCAGAGGTGGTGAATGCACTGCTTGGGCGACTCACGGATGAGGATTTTTTGGTGCGTCGGGATGCAGCATCTGCCTTGGGCAAGTTGGGGAATGCATCAGCAGAGGTGGTGAATGCACTGCTTGGGCGACTCACGGATGAGAATTCTTTGGTGCGTCGGTATGCAGCATCTGCCTTGGGCAAGTTGGGGAATACATCAGCAGAGGTGGTGAATGCACTGCTTGGGCGACTCACGGATGAGAATTCTTTGGTGCGTCGGTATGCAGCATCTGCCTTGGGCAAGTTGGGGAATACATCAGCAGAGGTGGTGAATGCACTGCTTGGGCGACTCACGGATGAGGATTCTTGGGTGCATTGGTATGCAGCATCTGCCTTGGGCAACTTGGGTAAAAACTCCAGCGATGTTGCTCCTGCTGTCAGCGAATGGATTTCGCAACATCAAGATTCAGAATATGTGGGCAGTGGAATTGATGCGCTGTGGGAATTGGTGGCAACAGATGGGTAG
- a CDS encoding NmrA family NAD(P)-binding protein has translation MATKPVVLLVGVTGMLGYEIAHAILDKGAMELRALVRAEGANDESKKKKLDALKDKGATFVEGDIMNLASLPAAVAGVEAVISAIGNDPNSYIAGQTNLLEAAEQAGVKRFVPSDFTGDYHKLDYGDNFNTDMRKRFFEVLRQSSVPYVSINNGGFMEVMLTPFIATFNLEAGTFSYWGEGDELCDFTSYPDVAKYTAEVVADESLANVTLEFAAEVTTFKQMLAAYEEVTGRELTQQRLGSVADLKASIENAKATAQSPFEYLGRQYLWIMQSGKAKLEHIANERYSQIKPVSFREFFSRLSNT, from the coding sequence ATGGCTACTAAACCTGTAGTGTTATTGGTTGGGGTAACTGGAATGCTGGGATACGAAATTGCCCATGCAATTTTGGATAAAGGTGCGATGGAATTACGGGCGCTAGTCCGGGCTGAGGGCGCTAACGACGAAAGTAAAAAGAAAAAACTTGATGCCCTCAAAGATAAGGGAGCAACCTTTGTTGAAGGCGATATCATGAATCTTGCAAGTTTGCCTGCGGCAGTTGCGGGTGTGGAAGCTGTTATCTCAGCAATCGGGAATGACCCAAATTCATATATTGCAGGACAGACCAATTTACTGGAAGCTGCAGAACAAGCAGGTGTAAAACGGTTTGTCCCCTCGGACTTTACAGGTGATTACCACAAACTCGACTACGGCGATAACTTCAATACGGATATGCGAAAACGGTTCTTTGAAGTATTGCGCCAAAGTTCGGTTCCTTATGTGTCTATTAATAATGGCGGGTTTATGGAAGTCATGTTAACGCCATTTATTGCTACTTTTAATCTCGAAGCGGGAACATTTAGTTACTGGGGTGAGGGTGATGAATTATGTGACTTCACTTCATATCCTGATGTCGCAAAGTACACTGCTGAAGTGGTTGCTGATGAAAGTCTTGCGAATGTCACACTTGAATTTGCTGCTGAAGTCACGACATTTAAGCAAATGCTAGCTGCTTATGAAGAGGTGACAGGTAGAGAGTTAACCCAACAGCGACTGGGTAGTGTGGCAGATTTGAAAGCTTCAATTGAAAATGCTAAAGCTACCGCTCAATCTCCTTTTGAATATCTGGGGCGACAATATCTGTGGATTATGCAGTCAGGCAAAGCCAAGCTGGAGCACATTGCAAATGAGCGTTACTCACAGATTAAACCTGTCAGTTTTCGTGAGTTCTTTAGCAGATTGAGCAATACCTAA
- a CDS encoding ParE family toxin-like protein — translation MRHRATPDFWYCYRQLPNEIQELADRCYELLKQDPRHPSLYFKKAGQFWSVRVGLHYRALAVEENNDIAWFWIGSHAEYDKLLGRG, via the coding sequence GTGAGACACCGAGCAACCCCAGATTTTTGGTACTGCTATCGGCAGTTGCCCAACGAGATTCAGGAATTGGCAGACCGATGCTATGAGTTACTGAAACAAGATCCCCGGCATCCATCCCTGTATTTCAAGAAGGCGGGACAATTTTGGTCAGTACGAGTAGGTTTGCATTATCGCGCCCTTGCAGTGGAGGAGAACAATGACATCGCATGGTTTTGGATTGGGTCGCATGCGGAGTATGACAAGTTGTTGGGGCGCGGTTAG
- a CDS encoding antibiotic biosynthesis monooxygenase family protein — MVLINTFSVPKGGEEDFVKMWTEALEFIKNEPGFIDAKLHRSLDSDARFQFVNVAHWQSQEAWKAAFSKLALQEEIVKQVPFEQNPALYRVEVQY, encoded by the coding sequence GTGGTACTCATCAACACATTTTCTGTGCCTAAAGGTGGTGAAGAGGATTTTGTCAAGATGTGGACCGAGGCTCTTGAATTCATCAAAAACGAGCCAGGCTTCATCGACGCAAAACTTCACCGTAGTCTAGATTCAGATGCACGGTTTCAGTTTGTTAATGTAGCGCATTGGCAAAGCCAGGAAGCCTGGAAAGCAGCATTCTCCAAGCTTGCGCTTCAAGAAGAAATAGTCAAACAGGTGCCATTCGAGCAAAACCCTGCTCTTTACAGAGTCGAAGTGCAGTACTGA
- a CDS encoding rubrerythrin family protein gives MDLSNSNTAKNLSEAFAGESMANRKYLFFAEVTRQLGMSELSKLFRETANQETEHAFAHFRLMHPELVVDNVAALTDEQKKAIAARCLELAVEGETYEYTTMYPGFADAARADRDKKAVVEFEAQQVESREHAQIFRKAAHNFGLLTPIEHHHANQYTEALQSLDGVAPTAKAASGDPATQKWICRQCSMIYDPVEGDPDSGIVAGTAFEAIPEDWYCPICGATKKTFVPYEEAVAA, from the coding sequence ATGGATTTATCAAACTCCAACACCGCAAAGAACCTATCTGAAGCCTTTGCTGGGGAATCAATGGCAAATCGTAAGTATTTGTTCTTTGCGGAAGTGACTCGCCAGTTAGGGATGAGTGAACTGTCTAAGCTGTTTCGGGAAACGGCAAATCAAGAGACTGAACACGCTTTTGCTCACTTCCGGTTAATGCATCCAGAGTTGGTTGTGGATAATGTGGCTGCGTTAACTGATGAGCAAAAGAAAGCAATTGCTGCTCGTTGTTTAGAGTTAGCAGTTGAGGGAGAAACCTATGAATACACTACCATGTACCCAGGGTTTGCAGATGCAGCGCGTGCAGATCGAGACAAAAAGGCTGTCGTAGAGTTTGAAGCACAACAGGTGGAGTCCCGCGAACACGCCCAGATATTCCGCAAAGCAGCACACAACTTTGGATTGCTGACACCAATCGAACATCATCATGCCAATCAGTATACAGAAGCACTTCAATCTCTTGATGGTGTGGCTCCAACAGCGAAAGCAGCGAGTGGCGATCCTGCAACCCAGAAATGGATTTGTCGCCAGTGTTCGATGATTTATGACCCCGTAGAGGGCGATCCTGATTCTGGAATTGTTGCTGGAACAGCGTTTGAGGCAATTCCTGAGGATTGGTACTGCCCGATTTGTGGCGCTACGAAGAAAACGTTTGTCCCTTATGAAGAAGCTGTTGCAGCGTAG
- a CDS encoding DUF6464 family protein gives MEPHSLPTEVILTHPRQSLGSVKLDWTPQPGNYLDLEGQTYAVLERRHRYQFKAGRYRLQTIALYVQSATRPSEKSLVGGRWVIGDANCRYNARSEMIRCVVNPDGPCKTCRHYEQSL, from the coding sequence ATGGAACCACATTCTTTACCAACCGAGGTGATTCTAACGCATCCACGTCAGTCCCTTGGTAGCGTGAAACTTGATTGGACACCACAACCCGGAAATTACCTTGACCTTGAAGGTCAAACTTACGCAGTTTTAGAGCGCCGCCACCGCTATCAATTTAAGGCAGGGCGCTACCGTTTGCAAACAATTGCCTTATATGTACAGTCTGCTACAAGACCAAGTGAAAAAAGTCTTGTAGGAGGGCGCTGGGTCATAGGTGATGCCAATTGCCGCTACAATGCTCGTTCAGAAATGATTCGTTGCGTGGTTAACCCCGATGGACCATGTAAAACTTGCCGCCACTATGAACAATCATTGTAG
- a CDS encoding Crp/Fnr family transcriptional regulator — MDLLTLDSLPLELRNAIVHRDLAAGESLFQQGDLASSFFVLETGRVKVVRYTSGDKEVILQIAGAGDGVAEIALFSEIYPCSAVAEVNSRVIVYPKEFLLSAIRNNPDLAEDFMAMLVRKIQDLKIRIELRDIRAAHERLLRYLRYQAQFGEHTVVNFDRPLKNIAADLGFTPETLSRALMRLERDGMITRTRLSITLVNSPAA; from the coding sequence ATGGATTTGTTGACGTTGGATAGTTTACCATTAGAGTTACGGAATGCAATTGTACACCGTGACTTAGCAGCAGGAGAAAGCCTCTTCCAGCAGGGGGACTTAGCATCATCTTTTTTTGTTTTAGAAACGGGAAGAGTTAAAGTTGTTCGCTACACGAGTGGCGACAAAGAGGTCATTTTACAGATTGCTGGCGCTGGGGATGGTGTGGCTGAAATTGCCTTGTTTTCAGAAATTTATCCTTGCAGTGCAGTAGCAGAAGTGAATTCGCGGGTCATTGTCTATCCCAAGGAATTTCTTTTGTCAGCAATTCGTAACAATCCAGACCTAGCAGAAGATTTTATGGCAATGCTGGTGCGGAAAATCCAGGATTTGAAAATACGCATAGAGTTGCGAGATATTCGAGCAGCGCACGAGCGACTACTACGATATCTACGCTATCAAGCACAGTTTGGAGAGCACACCGTTGTAAACTTTGACCGCCCCCTCAAAAATATTGCTGCCGATTTGGGTTTTACGCCTGAAACCCTCTCCCGGGCATTGATGAGGCTAGAGCGTGATGGGATGATTACGCGAACACGTCTTTCGATCACGCTTGTGAATTCACCAGCGGCTTGA
- a CDS encoding Uma2 family endonuclease produces the protein MTVAKSSSIVLKEFLKLPETKPASEYIDGEIFQKPMPKARHARLQGKLISVVNEVTEENRIAYAFPELRCTFGGRSTVPDIAVLRWENIEFDENGEPVDSVLVAPDWTIEILSPDQSSNRVTGNILHCLKYGCQLGWLIDPDDSSILVFQPKQQPELCYRQDNLVVLGGVDLNLTVEQVFSWLKMAL, from the coding sequence ATGACTGTTGCAAAATCCTCATCGATAGTACTGAAAGAGTTTCTGAAATTACCAGAAACAAAACCTGCTAGTGAGTACATTGATGGTGAAATTTTTCAAAAGCCAATGCCTAAGGCTCGCCATGCTCGACTTCAAGGTAAGTTAATCAGCGTAGTTAATGAAGTGACTGAGGAAAATCGAATTGCCTATGCTTTCCCAGAACTACGTTGTACATTTGGAGGTCGTTCAACTGTTCCTGATATTGCAGTTCTCCGGTGGGAAAACATTGAGTTTGATGAAAATGGTGAACCTGTAGATAGTGTACTTGTTGCTCCAGACTGGACGATTGAGATCCTTTCCCCAGATCAGAGTTCTAACCGTGTTACTGGGAACATCCTGCATTGTCTAAAGTATGGCTGCCAACTAGGATGGTTGATTGATCCAGATGATTCTTCAATTCTAGTCTTTCAGCCTAAGCAGCAACCAGAATTGTGTTACAGGCAAGACAATTTGGTAGTGTTGGGCGGAGTTGACCTGAATTTAACAGTAGAGCAAGTATTTAGTTGGCTCAAGATGGCGCTTTAG
- a CDS encoding MarR family winged helix-turn-helix transcriptional regulator, with the protein MSEKPMQETMCCLILQVCKAHRNQAAMVLAELGLHTGQETLLMHLWEKDGLIQCELALLMQVEAPTLTKMIHRMEKAGLLERRKDEEDARICRIYLTDEGRSLQEPVTCVWNLLEKRILANLTLEEQLLFRRLLLQVRDNLT; encoded by the coding sequence ATGTCAGAAAAACCCATGCAAGAAACCATGTGTTGTTTGATATTGCAAGTCTGTAAGGCGCACCGCAATCAAGCTGCTATGGTTTTGGCTGAACTAGGATTGCATACTGGGCAAGAGACTTTGCTCATGCATCTGTGGGAAAAAGATGGGTTAATTCAATGTGAACTTGCTTTATTGATGCAAGTGGAAGCCCCAACTCTAACAAAGATGATACACCGGATGGAAAAAGCTGGGTTATTGGAGCGACGCAAAGATGAAGAGGATGCGCGAATTTGCCGGATTTACTTGACTGATGAGGGGCGATCGCTCCAAGAACCAGTCACCTGTGTTTGGAATCTTCTAGAAAAACGGATATTAGCTAACCTGACACTGGAAGAGCAATTACTATTTCGTCGGTTGCTTTTGCAGGTTCGTGACAATCTAACTTGA
- a CDS encoding helix-turn-helix transcriptional regulator, whose translation MSNCHQLNQEKPLLVDFKQQGASLGLFPNPPLLTSLHAGWSGIHFEHHHQPAHDTSEHCLTMHTISIALDLAPTERWFDGHRESEYQTKGTTAIIPAGTLHRCLWQQEVKFMFVAIDPKLLVHLGVEVAAPEDIELIPHFATLQDPLILGIMSSLKDELESMNQGDNLYVEQLKTTLVIHLLKKYCVRKPQISTYTDGLSKSKLRQILEYIQIHLDSEIKLTTLAEMVGISQYYFCQLFKQSMGISPYQYVLQLRVERAKQLLKLPKMTICDVALACGFANQSHFTKHFRKLTGTTPKAYWKQ comes from the coding sequence ATGAGCAACTGCCACCAATTAAATCAGGAAAAGCCTTTGCTCGTTGACTTCAAACAGCAAGGAGCTTCTCTTGGACTCTTTCCTAACCCACCCTTGCTAACGAGTCTGCACGCAGGATGGAGCGGTATTCATTTTGAGCATCATCATCAGCCTGCTCATGATACCTCAGAGCATTGCCTGACAATGCATACTATCAGTATTGCCTTAGACCTCGCTCCCACAGAAAGATGGTTTGACGGACATAGAGAAAGCGAATACCAGACAAAAGGAACCACAGCGATTATTCCGGCTGGGACACTCCACCGTTGCTTGTGGCAACAAGAGGTTAAATTCATGTTTGTTGCGATTGACCCCAAGCTTTTGGTACATTTGGGCGTGGAAGTCGCTGCCCCTGAGGATATTGAACTCATTCCTCACTTTGCCACATTGCAAGATCCGCTCATTCTGGGTATTATGTCGTCCCTTAAAGATGAACTAGAGTCAATGAATCAAGGGGATAATTTGTATGTTGAGCAGTTGAAAACAACACTAGTTATTCATCTGTTAAAAAAATATTGTGTTAGAAAACCTCAAATATCAACCTATACTGATGGGCTATCTAAGTCTAAGTTAAGACAAATACTTGAGTATATCCAGATTCATCTTGACTCGGAAATAAAATTGACCACGTTAGCAGAGATGGTGGGAATAAGCCAGTACTACTTCTGCCAACTCTTCAAGCAATCAATGGGTATAAGCCCTTATCAGTACGTACTTCAATTGCGGGTAGAACGAGCAAAGCAGTTGCTAAAGCTCCCAAAAATGACGATTTGTGATGTCGCCTTAGCGTGTGGTTTTGCTAATCAAAGCCACTTCACCAAGCACTTCCGCAAACTTACGGGGACGACACCTAAAGCATATTGGAAACAGTGA
- the fmt gene encoding methionyl-tRNA formyltransferase, with the protein MKIVFFGTPGFAVPTLEKLLNHPEFDVLAVLTQPDKRRGRGNQLTPSAVKAVATSANIPVWQPQRVKKDTETLTKLKELDADVFVVVAYGQILSQEILDMPKLGCINVHGSILPKYRGAAPIQWCLYNGETQTGITTMLMDAGMDTGAMLLVATTPIGLLDNAHDLADKLAVMGADLLVETLLKLERHEIEPIPQENSQATYAPLIKKEDYQLDWSKSAMQLHNQIRGFYPDCIATFRNQPLKMIATAPLGDAYSYELPEEIIDIYHKLPNVSTLSGSPGEVVSIAKGIGAIVQTGEGLLLLREVQPAGKRPQSGWDFVNGSRLAVGETMTNGV; encoded by the coding sequence ATGAAAATTGTATTCTTTGGTACTCCTGGTTTTGCTGTACCTACCTTGGAAAAACTACTGAATCATCCAGAGTTTGATGTCTTAGCAGTTTTGACCCAGCCTGATAAACGCCGGGGACGTGGAAATCAACTGACACCTTCAGCAGTAAAAGCCGTCGCCACCTCTGCTAACATACCTGTATGGCAACCTCAACGGGTGAAAAAAGACACTGAAACTTTAACAAAGCTCAAAGAATTAGACGCAGATGTCTTTGTCGTCGTTGCCTACGGGCAAATTCTATCTCAAGAGATTTTAGATATGCCTAAATTAGGTTGCATCAATGTGCATGGCTCAATTTTACCCAAGTACCGAGGTGCTGCTCCTATCCAGTGGTGTTTGTATAACGGCGAAACTCAAACAGGCATCACGACAATGTTAATGGATGCGGGAATGGATACTGGTGCAATGCTTCTGGTGGCAACTACACCGATAGGGTTACTAGATAATGCCCATGATTTGGCAGACAAACTTGCGGTGATGGGTGCAGATTTATTGGTGGAGACTTTGTTGAAGCTGGAACGCCACGAAATCGAGCCAATTCCTCAAGAGAATTCTCAAGCGACTTATGCGCCTTTGATTAAGAAGGAGGATTATCAATTAGATTGGTCGAAGAGTGCCATGCAATTACACAATCAAATCAGAGGCTTTTATCCAGACTGTATCGCCACTTTTCGCAACCAACCACTGAAAATGATCGCCACTGCGCCCCTTGGTGATGCTTACAGTTATGAGCTACCAGAAGAGATTATAGATATATATCATAAATTGCCTAATGTGTCAACATTATCAGGCAGCCCAGGGGAAGTTGTCAGCATCGCCAAGGGGATAGGAGCAATTGTCCAAACTGGAGAGGGTTTATTGCTGTTGCGCGAAGTTCAGCCGGCTGGCAAACGTCCCCAGTCGGGATGGGATTTTGTGAATGGTTCGCGTTTAGCAGTAGGAGAGACTATGACTAACGGCGTGTAG
- a CDS encoding glucose 1-dehydrogenase — MASLSGKVAIITGASRGIGRAIAERLAKDGATVVINYGRSAEEANNLVSSIEASGGQALAVQADISQIADIRRLFEETIDKFGQLDILVNNAGIANAAPVAEVTEDQFDQVFAVNVRGVLFTLQEAARRMNKGGRIVNVSSSTSFYPQAGLAVYVASKAAVNAFTEVLALELGERGITVNSVVPGPTTPGMFDKRPMEEQKAAAAGSPFGRIGRAEDIADVVAFLVSEESRWITGQHIVANGGARF, encoded by the coding sequence ATGGCATCTCTGAGCGGAAAAGTTGCAATTATCACAGGCGCTTCTCGCGGAATTGGACGGGCAATTGCCGAACGACTCGCCAAAGATGGCGCAACAGTCGTTATCAATTATGGGCGTAGCGCTGAAGAAGCAAACAACCTTGTTTCTTCCATTGAAGCCTCTGGTGGACAGGCTCTAGCTGTACAAGCTGATATAAGCCAAATTGCCGATATCCGCCGCTTGTTTGAAGAAACTATTGATAAGTTCGGTCAATTAGATATCCTGGTCAACAATGCTGGCATTGCTAATGCTGCCCCTGTTGCTGAAGTGACCGAAGACCAGTTTGATCAAGTTTTTGCAGTCAATGTCCGAGGTGTTCTGTTTACTTTACAAGAAGCAGCACGGCGCATGAATAAGGGTGGACGCATCGTCAACGTCTCATCTAGTACGAGCTTTTATCCCCAGGCCGGTCTAGCTGTTTACGTTGCCAGCAAAGCCGCAGTCAACGCTTTTACCGAAGTGCTTGCCCTAGAGTTAGGGGAACGCGGCATTACAGTCAACAGCGTTGTTCCAGGTCCAACAACGCCAGGAATGTTTGACAAAAGACCGATGGAGGAGCAAAAAGCCGCTGCCGCTGGTTCTCCTTTTGGTCGTATTGGACGAGCTGAGGACATTGCCGATGTTGTTGCCTTCCTTGTCAGTGAGGAGTCACGTTGGATTACTGGACAACACATTGTGGCTAACGGCGGAGCAAGGTTTTGA